The segment TTCGTCGTGTCTCGTTTCCTCCGGTGGGATCAGTCGTGGGACCGGGGATCTGCACTTGTTGCCACGTCGGACGCACCGGGCGGTGAAGCTCAGCTCGTCTCGTTCAGGACTCAACACACTGGTGTTCGGTGTTTCCTGCGCAGACATGGTGAGTTTAACCTCCTTGGACCCGAGCTAACGGCCGTTCGACGTCTCCCGCGGACGTGACAGGGAAGCTAGCCTGTTAGCGGACATGCTAACCGCGGAGAGCTAACCACCAGAGTTACACTGCAATCTCCTGTGTGGGTTTaatcctgatgtgtgtgtttaatcctgatgtgtgtgtgtttaatcctgatgtgtgtgtttgtggttttccAGGTTTCTGTCATCAACACGGTGGACACGTCGCACGAGGACATGATCGTAAGTTGTGTTTCCGGGGAAtgaggctaacgttagcttgttGCTACATGGGCAGGTTTCATTAAGTGCACGTAGATGCTAACAGTAGCACAGAGGTATTGTAACAAGTCTTCACGTTGCTTGTTGGTCATTTTACATCAGGACGATATGAGCTGATTGGTTTTGTCCATTTGTTATTAAAACAGTTGAGCTAACGATTAGCTacgtttttcaaaataaaagtccaatTATTGTGTGTAGTCTTTCTATGagatttgatgcttttattcTTTGTAACTGTCCCGTTTTTGTGTAGATAtgatcagacaaaacaacacatccGACTGAGTCTCTATAGACATACACGACATTTATTAGAACAAATGTATAATCGATTATCTTTGAATTGATCAGGATTGTAATGAAATCACGAGTTGCCACTGTAATGTGAATGAGTTGATATTTATGTCGTCTCTTGTGTTTGTGggataaacaaatatataattgttCCTTTTATTATAAACGTCCATTTGCCTTGTTTCTTCAGAATGAATTCCGGTGTTGACGTCTGCTTGTGTTCAGGAATAACGATGAATCAAACAAATCACAACCTTGATTCTGTTCATGTTACTTATGATGTTGTCAGTGTTGCTGTCAATATAAAAGTATTTGGTTAAGGTTGAATAATTGATACGATTGATAATTGATGTGTTTATAATGACACTTCATTAAGTGATGAAGGAGAACCTGCAGCTCGCTTGAGTTAAAGAGGCAGAAGTTTAAAGGAGCTCAAAGAGAGTAAACGTTGTTCTTAGTTTCATCAGGACGACACAAACACCACTTTAGACGATTCATCATGTTGCTAGATGTGAAACTCAGTGGCCACTGAACCCAATTAGCCAAACATCAgctcatttgtttctctgtgtttcagcaCGATGCCCAGATGGATTACTACGGCACTCGACTGGCCACCTGTTCGTCTGATCGCACCGTGAAGATCTTCGATGTCAGAAACGGAGGTCAGATACTGGTGGCAGACCTCAGAGGGTAAGAAACCGAAGTTTGACAACTGATCTGGGAAACTGAATCtgaaaatgtcccttttaaaatttaattaatttccacTACAAATGTTCTTGAATCTGTGACACTGGATCCACATGTAAGATGTTCTCTCCTGTATATTTGACATCCTAAGTTTCACATGGAGGATTTTGAACTGAGTTTGAGTacgtctctgtgtttctgttgcagcCACGAGGGTCCCGTGTGGCAGGTAGCGTGGGCTCACCCGATGTTTGGCAACATCCTGGCGTCCTGTTCCTACGACCGCAAAGTCATCGTCTGGAAGGAGGAGAACGGAGCCTGGGACAAGATGTACGAATACACCGGACATGAGTCATCAGGTCAGTAGATCTCCGGGTGAAATAACATCGCACCTGAGCTCTTCCTGTCTCAGTGCTCTTTTCCTATAGAGTTTAAACTTTGTTTCTTCTTGCTGATTTCCCCTGGAAAGATGCAGGATTTCATTGAGTTTATCTTTCACTTCTCGTGTGTTTCCTCCCTTTGGAAACAGAGACTCAGGGATTTTGTCAGTAACATAGTGTCGGTGCTGACCGGTGAATTAGACTCGTCAACAAAAGATAAAGTAAATTCTAACCGTTGTGTCGTTCTCTTGAGACCTTTGTCCTCTTCCTAACTCcacttgtgtgtctgcagtgaacTCTGTCTGCTGGGGTCCCTATGAATTCGGCCTTATCTTGGCCTGCGGCAGCTCAGACGGAGCCATTTCCCTCCTCACATTTACTGGAGATCAGCAGTGGGACGTCAAGAAGATCAGCAACGCACACACTGTGAGTCTGACACACACTTTTCAGTAATGCCCaactttaatttaatcattgcatgtaatgaaatgtagtgttaaatgtttaaattctcTATATATGCTGTTTTTCAGTGCTCCGCTCCTTGTTCCTGATTTATCTGCAGTCTATTTTTCTATCCCATTTGCTTTGACGTCTCTTTATGAACTGGGTTGTAATCCTCCTGCAGATCGGCTGTAACGCAGTGAGCTGGGCTCCTGCTGTGGTTCCAGGCAGCCTCATCGATCAGCCGTCAGGACAGAAACCAAACTACGTCAAACGCTTTGTCTCCGGAGGCTGCGACAACCTGGTCAAACTCTGGAAGTATGTTCGTGTTTAGTGAGCTGTTCAAGACGCATGTTTTTAGTGACTTGAGACAATCATAGAGTTGCAGAGTCACACGTTCTGTGCTGAATGTGCATTCGATATTGAATttcagggtttttaaagaagCTTGTTTGGTAGAATCTCTGATGTGGTTGATGTGGGTGTTTGAACTCTTGGGAATAATTCaaccttttttgttgttggaaAAATAGAGGtaaatttaaatacagaaataaaaatctgaaatattctGTAACATGAGCGAGCCCAGTTTAACAGTCAGGGGAAACTGTGTTGATTTGACACATTATGGTCTGTTTACAGGTCATACTGGTAcatacattaaaatgttttatcaagctaagttgcattatgggtaatgTAGGCACCAGCTTTTAACAAGGATGAAGAAGACACTGAAGAGATTTGAGTTGTCTTTgttatctttgtatttttaatgaaattgaactttcactgttttttttttactctgtgtcctcgcctgcagagaggaggacggTCAGTGGAAGGAGGACCAGAAGCTGGAGGCCCACAGCGATTGGGTGAGAGACGTGGGCTGGGCTCCATCTATTGGACTTCCCACCAGCACCATCGCAAGTTGTTCCCAGGTGAGGTTTTTATCCCCCCTCCACTTAAATATTTATTGGCAAAGATGTGTATCATTAAACACTGATGGTGGCTGCAAAACAAAGCAAGGAACAGTTTGAAAGATGAATTCGTATCCCTCCATCAGTCCAACTGTTTGATGTATTTAATTATAGTTCTGTCCCAACGTCACCATtgtccttttttcatttttatctcaTCTGGGCTTCTTGTCAGAGATTTCCTACTTAGGTTACCTTCCTCAGGTTATTTATAACAAATTAAGTCTTGGATCCTCTTTCAGGTGTTCAGTCGATGTGAATTTATTCGATTGTACCACTAGGTGGACCCAGAGATGACGTCCAGTTCAGTCTAAATCCTGATTTACAAACCATCACTGGACGTGTCATCATAAACAGGCTGATTAATCTTTATTGCCCCTGaggcagagtgagagaaaaggtTTATTTACAGCTACTTAGAAACCAACGGCGTCTCCTCCACTGCATGAGACACGTTCACTGTTCCCTTTGTACCGTCCTCCAGGACGGACGCGTGTTCATCTGGACATGTGACGACCCGGCAGGAAACACCTGGACGACCAAACTGCTCCATAAGTTCAACGATGTGGTCTGGCACGTCAGCTGGTCCATCACTGGGAACATCCTGGCTGTTTCTGGAGGAGACAACAAGGTAGTTTCTATAAAGTCGTAGAGATTTTTACCCATAATGTAATAATTCAGATTCATTGTGTGGAAAGTGATCTTTTCCTGACCTGTACTTTTGTAGGTGACGTTGTGGAAGGAGTCGATGGACGGTCAGTGGGCCTGTATCAGCGACGTCAGCAAGGGGCAGGGCGCCGTCTCcaccatcacagacacacaacagaacgagcagtgacacacacacacacacaacagtaaTCAACATGTcagacatttaaacaaacaacaaaacgtCCACAGCCATTGAGCGAAGTTTTTAAGGCTTCAGAATGAGCTGGACGCCTTTTTGCCCGTTTCTAAACTTTatcagaaagaagagaaaccaCCGTTGAaccaatgtttgtttgtttcttttccttttgatgATGTTTTGGATGACTGATGATAATTACCTGAAGATTTGTATCAGATGCACATTACTTTAAAATCCATTCTACCCCCGCCCGCCTTCTCATCCCACGATGCTCTGCTCCTGAAACATTCCACCTCCATCGGCGGAGAACAAAAACCACCGAGAGGATCCCAGCATCCTCGGCAGCAGCTGTCCATCGACTTTCATTATGTGTGTTTGCCATTTAATCCACACCCAGAAAACAACCAAATCTTTGCTCTGCTGttcaactgtaaaatgtatttggtgAAAAACCAGATTCACTTCTGAGGCTGAAAACAGATTCTCACGTTCACACAGTGAGACAATTCTGCCTGGTTTCTACGTGAGAAAAACTCAAAcctaaactccagagaatgaataaaatcaattatCAAGTGAACTGTTGACGAGTTCAGATTCTTTTAATCCGGTGCCAGAGGTTGATTGACAGGAATCAGGTCGTCAACAGGTGTTCAAGTAAAACAAGTTCTGCCTTAATTCCTCAGCCACGACACTGCTACGGCAACCATACCTGAATACATCAACATGTTGCCATGACGACCACGAatggaacttttttttctttcatttttgaaaTCAGAAAccagtgatgtttttttggcttcatatttgatgtaattaaataactttaatgttaaaacacggtcttgtttcttttctgttgcgTCAGTCGTGATGTCAAACATCAAACTGCAGAGTTAAGATAAGAGACTTCAGGAGAAATCTTCACCCTCCGGCTCTGAACGTCAGGACTCTACGGGATGAAGACCTGCAACCTCCGGTCTGTAACAAGCAAAGCTCCGTTACAACAGAGTCAAACGCcggagtgcttttactttgaaaggggTTCAGGAAGTGTCAATCCGTttgtgacacagacagatgaacattgtggttcacagcagaataaacaggaCATGAGCTTTCACCtgagtttcaatgtttatctgatgaattcatgtcacaaacataaattcatcagattaACATTGTGGATCAGCTGGTTCTTGTTTCTATGGTAATgaagataaactttatttattattattctataaAAGATATTTCATCAGTTAAATtaactctccccccccccacacacacacacacacaatcacacaatcacacacagagtcaggTGATTTCCAGTAactacagagaggaggaggaggaggagtcagtgtTCAGACTTGTTCTAACTACAAGGAGCAGACGTGAAGTCTGAGGCTGGTgagtgttcagcaacatttatattatttacagaggtgggaagtaacgaagtacaaattctgtactttctacttaTTATATTCTCAAAACTGACTCGTTACTTGAGCAGCGGAGGTTGGAGCAACGCGCGTTCCCCCTGCCTCGGGAGATGCGCAGGCGTTTTTgccgtcggggggggggggggctgcgcgAGGCCCTAAGCGTCCGGAGGTTGGTCGGGCTGCCTTGGTCGACCGGGGTCGAGCAGGCTGTACCGGAAATGATCCCTCCGCAGGTTCCCCTTCAGAAACTTTGTGAAGAGTTTTACTTCCTCTAGATCAGGGGTCACCAACCTTTTTGAAACTGAGAGCTACTTCGAAAGGTACTGAGTAGTACGAAGGGCTACTTGTTTGATACAAACTTCCTGAATAACAAAGTTGCACAGATCAccttttaataataacaatgatataTGTGAAGAGACTGTCTGATCACGTCAATGTTAATTATTCCTCACaataattattaacaatgaTTTCCACAACAATGATGGTAGGAAACAGATATattaaaacatgcaacatttatttctgttaatcTGTTTCAACATTTGAAAGTCAGAGGTATCACATCtctgatatttttgtaaatatctttCTTGACAGTTTTGTATGAATAAGCACATTTGTAGCATTTTGTTCAAAATCACACCTGTTATATTTTCTACAATTTTTTAGGAAATCATTAACTTAACTATCTTCAAATCATGTCTCGTTTGTACTAACCACTACCATTGTAACATTTTTGAACAAATCATGAACTCTGTCCCATGTTTATACAAATTATCAGTTATGTAAGAATCTactctttcacatttttaaatgaatcctaTTACATTAGTACTAATCACCAAATCTGTAGCATTTTTAACAAATCATAACATCTGTTACACTTTttgaacaaattatttttcacatttttgtgcaatatttgagtttaatgtcatttcaatgaaaacacgttatctctttctttgtctgtagATGTCTCTTAGTGGGAAGCCTGGCATTGTATCCTGTTCACCAATGTACTGTAATCTGGTGTATAATTTGACACTGCAACTCTGAGTGAGTCTTGTAGATGTGCATCAGTAAGgcgtgttctgtgtttgttcttgatGAAGTTCACGTTAGAAAAGGCTGATTCACAGAGATAGGTTGAACCAAAAAGGCAGGCAACTTTCATAGCTGCTGTGCATACACCTTTGTACTTTTCTGTGTCCACAAGGCACCAAAAGTTTGGAGCAGACTGATGGGTTTTGAGGTGGAGGTCATTTTGCAACGTTACGATTTCAATCTCCACCTGTCCAGCATCCAAGTTGAACATAGCACTTAGTTGCTCAGCAATGCATGTCATGTCCACTTGCATGAaaggatttgaaatgaatgacaCACATGGCTCAAGTTGATCAAAGTCACAACCTGTTCTCAAACTCTTGCCCTAGTCTGTTTATGACTTGAGAGTACTTTTCTACAGCTTTGTCAAAAGCCACAGATGCAGAAGCATTGTCATTCAACACTGACTGTACGGAGGGaaagtgcagcactttttttctctgtaaatgcACAGAGAAAAGGTTCATCTTAGCTCTAAATGCGTTTACAGCACTTATCATGTCAGCGACAGTCTTACCCTTACCTTGCAGCTCACAGTTCAAATGGTTCAGTTTCCCAGTGATGTCCGTTAAAAATGCAAGGTCAATTATCCACTCAGTGTCCTCGAGCAGCGAGGCGTCTTCCCCTTTCGATTGCATGAACTGTTTGATTTCAcccaaaagtgacaaaaaacactgcaaaatTCGTCCCCTGCTGAGCCATCGGATTTCTGTGTGTAGTAACAGGTCACCATATTCAGCTGACAGCTCCTCCAATAGCACCTTGAATGTCCTGTGTTGTTTGGCTTTGGAGTGGATGCCATTTATGATCTTCACGACAGGAGTCGTCACATGATCAAAGCCGGTTACTTTTGCACATAGCGCCTGCTGGTGAATGATGCAGTGGTAATGTAGAAATGTTGGGAAGTTTGGGTCACCTTTGCATTGCGCAATGAAGCCTGCATGCCGGCCCGTCATGGCGGGAGCCCCGTCTGTTGTCACCGACACCAGCTTTTCTAATGGTACCTTTTTCTCCACGAAGAACCTCTTCACCGCGTTGTAAATGTCAATTCCCCTCGTTGTTGTCTTCAGGGACAGAAGTGTCAGGACTTCTTCTTTTGTGGAGAAATCATCAAACACCATTCGGATAAACATCATCAGCTGAGCTGTACTGGTGTTGTCCACGGACTCGTCGCACTGGATGCTAAACCACCTGCACTTAACCAGATCCCGGTCCAGTTGCTCTATCAAGTTTTCAGACATAGCCGACACTCTTCTAACCATCGTACTTGCCCCCAGTTGGACATCGGAGAGAGCGGAGATGGCATCGGGACCATTCTTCTCGTCTTTGAACACAGTGTTTGCAACTATCATCATTGCTTCTTTCAAGACCTCCCCGTCCGAAAAGGCTTTCTTGTTCTTTATCAAACAATGTGCAGCTCTAAACGAAGCTTCAGTTGCTTTTTGTGATTGTATCACTGGCCTCGTGAAAAAAGACTGTCGTTTGCccaaagggttagggttagggttaggggcttTTTCTGTCCGTAGTGCGCTGCCAGGTGGATAGTTAGCATGGAAGCTTTTGTGACACGTACTGAAGTGTCTCTCCACATTGTGCCGCTTTGCCGTCGCAACAGTTGCCCcgcaaatgagacacacacatttttctttcactgtcgtaAAAAATAACTCTTCCTCCtaatcattatgaaaatagtatgttttctttcgcttttcttcatgttttctttagtttggggGTAAAAAACACATCTAGCTCGCCATCGTTGCTGCTCCCGCTAGCTTGTCTCAGCATAGAGTGAGATGgcggtttgactttttttttaatttcaaatttcagtttttcttttttttcttcttttttttctttttttttctttttctttttttaatttagagcaTGCCTTGCGGGCGACTCGCAGGGTCCCTGCGGGCGACCAGGTGCCCACGGGCAGCGTGTTGGCTACCTCTGCTCTGGATAGTCAGTTTGATCGTCTTCTCGACGCTCCGCCAGGGCCGTGTCCAACTCTGGCAGGGCCGATCCGAGGACCTCACTAAACCATCCAATGGGGAGTAGCGATGTGTGTACAAAGGGCAGGGACGTAATCAACAGGAGCAGATTCCCCATCCATTTATTCCCTTTAGAATTATCCAGGTGCTCCTGCAGGAGCTCGGTTCagtctttattattctgtctgaaatttGGCAGCAAAACTAGACTGTGTCCAGAGAGTTTTCTCTTAGCACTGTGCAGGTTGTTACAAAAGAGGGAAACTATCCTATTTGTGTGCCTAGgacttgtttccttttgctgagTTATCATAAGGGGCATTGTGTATCACTGCTACTActgattagaaagtgaaaggtcCATGTTTAGTGATATTTACAGAATTGTTTAGTGGTTATACTGTGGTCTATTAGTGTTCTGAGGCAGACACAAGAGccacttgtttattctgttgagttggttctttgttgtcccctgaagttcagatgcactagtccattactatttgaacctcagcatctggggctcaaaatgtgtaaaattatacagtatatgtatattgttGTTAGAATTTTTCAGGTAGAAATAAAACCTGAAGAGAAACAGTTttgggttgttttgtgtctgtatagactataaaaagcactttgcatttttaattttggtacttgtacttttacttttgatacttaagtacatttcatcaccagatacttttgatagttaagtacatttaatatgagcgactttaagactttgactcaagtcattttcttacaggtgactttaacttttaccggagtcactttcaggtaagatatctgtacttttactcaagtatggctttcaagtactttatacaccactgattatttattattattattgtctgtaATAGATATTTCATGAGTTAAGTTACAAACAgcagttttaattttaacacacacttacacatacgTTTGTAGTTCTAtgttagtgaggacactcattggcataattcCTTCCCTAGCCCCTAaacctaaccatccaaactaaatgacTAAACCtgaacctaaccttaacctaattctaactctaaccctaaaaccaagtcttaacccccaaacggtccattaaaggggggggggggggggggggtcacaaagtgaggaccagtcaaaaggtcctcactccgtagattgtaggctcaaactggtcctcacaaagaagctgaacaagaacacacacacactcactcacacttttTCTACTCGTGGACTttagagagaagaagattcaGGATGAACTTCTGTCAGTCAATCAACAGTTTGACTCaacgctgtgattggctgagtccAACACATTAAACCTACAACTGTCTCAGGTTACCGTGACAACAGGGACACAGTGTAGGAGGGTTGACTCTGTTCTATTtaaagaaacactgagtttacgtacctggcttcattgtgtgtgtttgagctcacagtgtttttcctctcagactgaagatgagtggtaatgaggaggaagaggaggacagagcagagtctccagggtccagctgtctgtctctgaagagtgaccggtccatGGGAGCTCCTAtaaacttcagtaatgaacctggaccctcaaacacaaagtaagagacctgctccaaacatgtgaacctccaaactgaatcctcagagaatgaaccagtgaatgatgtgttctgaataaaaacatgtttgtgtttgcagaggtcaggaccacagactgagagcagagtctccagggtccagctgtctgtctctgaagagtgaccggtccatGAGTCCTCCTCCagacttcagtaatgaacctggaccctcacacacagagtaagagactgtttctactgtgacctgctctgaagaggatttagtttcctctagtgtggcccctgcattaggacacagcttcattgaagttggtgactaatctctcagaatcactcaaagagctcagacctccaccaagaaccaacacgctccttatgaaaccactttgagattcactagagactcattttgatttggatctgcaccaaattccacacactggtaaacatcagtcctctgaacatgtctgtgaaagaggaacccccccccgatctggttcacagaccacaccctttcaccaagtttactggtaatctgtcattttttataatcccactaacgaaccaaccaacacacaaacatactgggtgaaaacaaacctccttgacagaagtaatgacaacctgtgactgggacatgtgagttatcaggaaatgtcttcacagagagaggaagaggagtcatgtttctgaggaggagcagtcgtcctgctgtgcttcgtgtcaggacgtcctgaaggatccagtctccaccagctgtggacactggttctgcagacagtgcatcacctcatactgggaccagtctggctcttcaggagactcctcctgtccccagtgtggacaaagatccagaacaggagctggagctcagacagccggtcagagcagcactgtacatgtgtctgctgatgtcttcacttctgacatcagcacatgtggttttattttgttccttcatacagcatcaacatttaacatcgttataaaagcacaaagtaaaaaagcttttattttctgtagtttttctgtatctgatgaaaacaatcagcagattctcagattctctgtctctgacattgtttcttgtctttcagcagatcgtggtctgcaggaggttttagatgaacataagctcagtctgaggaggagatgtgaacatgtgactgaaggaactgatgaaacaggaagtagaaccctcctcaacaggatctacactgagctctacatcacagagggacagagtgaagaggttaatactcaacatgaggtgaggcagcttgagacggcttccaagatgaagagcctccacgacactcccatcaagtgccacgacatctttaaagcctcaactgaccagcagagcagcatcagagtcgtcctgaccaacggcgtcgctggcgttggaaaaaccttctcggtgcagaagttcactctggactgggcagagggtttagaaaaccaagatgtgggtctgctgactgtgctttcgttcagggagctgaacctggtgaaggaccagcagcacagtcttctcacgctgctccgtgttttccatccagcgttacagaagctcacggcagagacgctcgctgtctgtaaacctttgttcatctttgacggcctggatgaaagcagaccttctctggacttcaaccacagggagcttgtgtctgatgtcacacagaggtcatcagtcaacgtgctgctgacaaacctcatccgggggaatctgcttccctcggctctcgtctggataacctccagacctgcggcggccaatcagatccctcctacaT is part of the Hippoglossus hippoglossus isolate fHipHip1 chromosome 5, fHipHip1.pri, whole genome shotgun sequence genome and harbors:
- the sec13 gene encoding protein SEC13 homolog, with the protein product MVSVINTVDTSHEDMIHDAQMDYYGTRLATCSSDRTVKIFDVRNGGQILVADLRGHEGPVWQVAWAHPMFGNILASCSYDRKVIVWKEENGAWDKMYEYTGHESSVNSVCWGPYEFGLILACGSSDGAISLLTFTGDQQWDVKKISNAHTIGCNAVSWAPAVVPGSLIDQPSGQKPNYVKRFVSGGCDNLVKLWKEEDGQWKEDQKLEAHSDWVRDVGWAPSIGLPTSTIASCSQDGRVFIWTCDDPAGNTWTTKLLHKFNDVVWHVSWSITGNILAVSGGDNKVTLWKESMDGQWACISDVSKGQGAVSTITDTQQNEQ